In the Cylindrospermopsis raciborskii Cr2010 genome, GGGTGGTACTAGAATCTCTGGGTGAACCGGTAGTAGAATTGCTTTGAGCTACCCTAGCACCTCTGGGAGTATTGGGAACGTCATCGGGGATATCCGTGTTATTGGCACTTTCCGAATTGTTTTGATTATTTCTATTAGCAGATTCCCCATCCTCTCCCGGAGCAGATGTGTTAACATTAATATTAGCTGGGAGAACGCCGGAAGCACGCCTTTCTGGGGGAACATTAGCAGACTGGTCTCCACCCATGGGAAAGTTAATCCCCAATAGGGTGCCCACTAGGATTGCCACGCCTCCAGCCATTAAAACTAATGGTGTCCATTTACCCATCTTGTTTATCTCCTTTATAAGTTTCCGGTGTGCAAGCTGGCTGAGAACCTTGACCGTGAAAATCCATGATGTGTCATTTTCAAACTACCTAAAATCCAGATTTGACAGGCTAAGAACAAATCATATCTCACTTTGGGGATAACAGGTAGGAGTTGATGGTCAATTTGACTCGCACCAAATTGTACAGTGATTAAAGAACATAGAAAATAGGTAGTAGTTTACCAGATCTTTGCTTTATGACTAAAGCTCTCTCCACGCCAATTCTCATCTATGACACTACTCTCCGAGACGGCAGTCAACGGGAAGGTTTGTCATTATCTATACAAGATAAATTATGTATTGCCCATAAACTGGATCAATTAGGTGTACCCTTTATAGAAGGTGGTTGGCCAGGCGCTAATCCCAAGGATATAGAGTTTTTTTGGCAAGTGGGGAAAAATCCTCTACAGCAAGCTCAACTAGTCCCCTTTTGCTCCACCCGTCGTCCTTTTTCCCAAGCTATTAATGAACCCATGCTAGAACCGATTTTAGCTGCGGGTACAACTTGGGTGACAATCTTTGGCAAATCTTGGGATCTACACGTTACAGAGGGCATTAAGACCTCTTTGGATGAGAATTTGTCCATGATTGGTGATACCATCGAGTATTTACGTTCCCAAGGTAAGCGGGTAATTTATGATGCCGAGCATTGGTTTGATGGATATAAGCAAAATCCAGATTATGCCTTACAGACCATCAAAACAGCTGCTCAGTGCGGTGCTGAGTGGTTAGTTTTATGTGATACTAATGGTGGAACTTTCCCCCAGGAGGTTTCCCAAGTTGTTACTATCGTTAGCAAGTCAATTTCTGACTGGTCATCAAATGCTCATATTGGTATCCATACTCACAATGATGGAGAAATGGCAGTTGCTAATGCTATTACAGCTGTAATGGCGGGAGCTACAATGGTTCAGGGGACGATAAATGGGTATGGTGAGCGTTGTGGCAATGCTAATCTCTGTTCTTTAATTCCCAACTTACAATTAAAATTAGGTTATAATTGTATTGGCGAAAATCTACTAAGTCAATTAACACCCACAAGTCGTTTTGTGAGTGAAGTGGTTAATTTAGCACCAGATGACCACGCGCCCTATGTAGGACGTTCAGCTTTTGCTCATAAAGGTGGCATTCATGTCTCAGCTGTGGAGCGTAATTCTCTCACCTATGAACATATCCAACCGGAGCAAGTGGGCAATCTCCGTCGAATCGTGATTTCTGAACAAGCTGGGGTGAGTAATGTTTTAGCCAAGGCGAAAACTTTGGGCATAGAATTAGATAAACATGACCCGAAAACCAAGGAAA is a window encoding:
- the cimA gene encoding citramalate synthase, which translates into the protein MTKALSTPILIYDTTLRDGSQREGLSLSIQDKLCIAHKLDQLGVPFIEGGWPGANPKDIEFFWQVGKNPLQQAQLVPFCSTRRPFSQAINEPMLEPILAAGTTWVTIFGKSWDLHVTEGIKTSLDENLSMIGDTIEYLRSQGKRVIYDAEHWFDGYKQNPDYALQTIKTAAQCGAEWLVLCDTNGGTFPQEVSQVVTIVSKSISDWSSNAHIGIHTHNDGEMAVANAITAVMAGATMVQGTINGYGERCGNANLCSLIPNLQLKLGYNCIGENLLSQLTPTSRFVSEVVNLAPDDHAPYVGRSAFAHKGGIHVSAVERNSLTYEHIQPEQVGNLRRIVISEQAGVSNVLAKAKTLGIELDKHDPKTKEILRRIKELENEGYQFEAAEASFVLLMYEVLGLKQQFFEVQGFRVHCDLAEGKNITNSLATIKVGVGGENILEVAEGNGPVAALDAALRKALLNFYPQIGEFELTDYKVRILNGNVGTSAKTRALVESGNGQARWTTVGVSTNILEASYQAVVAGLEYGLLIHFPSPVPYCKI